From a region of the Flavobacterium branchiarum genome:
- a CDS encoding efflux RND transporter permease subunit → MNLIRFALRKPISIMVMVLGLLFFGIKATKDIKVDILPDMNLPVVYIAHSFNGYTPQQMEGYFTKMYVNMMLFTSGIESIETKNTQGLTLMKINFYEGTDMGQAIAEINALSNRSQVFLPPGAPPPFIIRFDASSQPVGQLVFKSNSKTNNELQDIANFSARPFLIKIPGLTTAPPFGGSPRTIEINIDPNKLRTHQLTPEQIVEAISRNNITSPSGNIYVDDINYLTPTNNTIKEVADFGNIPIFKGGVDNVYIRDIATVKDGADITTGYALINGARSVYINIAKSGNASTWDVVKNLKKAIPMIQNNLPEDVTISYEFDQSVYVINAVKSLILEGALGALLTGLMVLLFLRDNRAALIVVLTIPISIISGVLFLKLFGQSINIMSLSGLALAIGILVDESTVTIENIHQHLAMNKTKAKAILDACLEIAFPKLLILLCILAVFAPAFMMTGIPGSLFMPLALAIGFSMIISFILSQTFVPVMANWLMKAQDENHVHKEDKFDRFKNRFVTFLESIMQKRKMILIASFVLVGLGVFIMYNNTGKDVLPTVNSSQFQVRIKAPEGTRIEKTELKIKQVLNELETVIGKNHIAISSVFIGQHPSSFAVSPIYLYNAGPHEGLMQIALKDYDGNTNDLKEKIRNHMKAKMPELHFSFEPIELTEKILSQGTNTPIEVRFSGMMKKMNIMYANKLLAKLKEIDYLRDQQIPQSLNYPAFEINIDRLRAAQLGIDAQDIARSLVPITASSRYTSKNMWVGGMMGIAYDVQVQTPQNILNSKDELLNVPLGKNADRPVLGDVATITPTKVLGESYNLGTMGYTPVTANIHDTDLGRAQKDVQAAIASLGGLPKGVNVQISGMVPVLDETMSSLAMGLLIAIIVIFLMLAANFQSFKVSFVILTTVPFVILGSLLLMKVTGSTLNLQSYMGIIMSVGVSIANAVLLISNAETLRMENGNALTAAIQAASLRIRPIIMTTLAMIAGMLPMAIGHGEGGDQVAPLGRAVIGGLIASSFSVLLLLPLVFVWIQGKASTQSPSLDPDDENSAHYIALEK, encoded by the coding sequence ATGAATTTAATACGTTTTGCCTTGCGCAAGCCCATCTCTATTATGGTGATGGTGCTGGGGCTATTATTCTTCGGAATCAAAGCTACCAAAGATATAAAGGTGGATATTCTGCCAGATATGAATCTTCCTGTTGTGTATATAGCCCACTCATTTAATGGTTATACACCGCAACAAATGGAGGGTTATTTTACAAAGATGTATGTAAATATGATGCTGTTTACAAGCGGTATCGAAAGCATCGAAACCAAAAATACCCAAGGACTTACCTTAATGAAAATTAACTTTTATGAGGGAACAGATATGGGGCAGGCTATTGCCGAAATCAATGCCTTATCTAATCGTTCTCAGGTATTTTTGCCTCCGGGTGCTCCGCCTCCATTCATCATTCGATTTGATGCTTCGTCGCAACCTGTGGGACAATTGGTTTTTAAGAGTAATTCAAAAACAAACAACGAGTTACAGGATATCGCCAACTTTTCGGCTCGACCATTTTTGATTAAAATTCCAGGACTAACAACCGCACCTCCTTTTGGCGGAAGCCCAAGAACTATCGAAATAAACATCGACCCAAATAAATTGCGTACGCATCAATTAACTCCTGAGCAAATTGTAGAAGCCATTAGCCGTAATAATATTACTTCTCCATCGGGGAATATCTATGTTGATGATATTAATTATCTAACGCCTACAAATAATACCATTAAAGAAGTGGCTGATTTTGGGAATATTCCAATTTTCAAAGGCGGAGTCGATAATGTTTATATCCGTGATATTGCAACTGTAAAAGATGGTGCCGATATTACAACAGGTTACGCCTTGATTAACGGAGCGCGTTCTGTGTATATCAATATTGCAAAATCGGGTAATGCATCGACTTGGGATGTGGTGAAGAATTTGAAGAAAGCCATTCCGATGATTCAGAATAATTTACCAGAAGATGTTACAATCTCTTATGAATTTGACCAATCGGTATATGTAATCAATGCTGTAAAAAGTTTAATTCTAGAAGGTGCTTTAGGTGCTTTATTAACTGGATTAATGGTATTACTGTTCTTGCGTGATAATAGAGCGGCTTTAATTGTGGTTTTAACGATTCCAATTTCGATTATTTCAGGAGTATTATTCCTAAAATTATTTGGACAAAGTATCAATATTATGTCCTTATCTGGACTGGCTCTTGCAATAGGAATTCTGGTTGATGAAAGTACTGTTACTATCGAAAACATTCATCAACATCTTGCAATGAACAAAACAAAGGCAAAGGCAATCCTAGATGCTTGTCTCGAAATTGCTTTTCCTAAATTATTGATTCTACTTTGTATTCTTGCCGTATTTGCTCCTGCATTTATGATGACTGGAATACCTGGTTCTTTATTTATGCCGTTGGCACTTGCTATTGGGTTTTCGATGATTATATCATTTATCCTATCACAAACCTTTGTTCCTGTAATGGCCAATTGGTTAATGAAGGCTCAAGATGAGAATCACGTACACAAAGAAGATAAATTTGATCGTTTTAAAAATCGTTTTGTAACGTTTTTAGAATCTATAATGCAAAAGCGCAAAATGATTTTGATTGCGAGCTTTGTTTTGGTTGGATTAGGAGTTTTTATCATGTACAACAATACAGGAAAAGATGTATTACCAACCGTAAATTCAAGTCAGTTTCAAGTACGTATAAAAGCGCCTGAGGGGACTCGTATCGAAAAAACAGAACTGAAAATTAAGCAAGTTCTAAATGAGCTAGAAACAGTAATTGGCAAAAACCACATTGCTATTTCTTCGGTATTTATTGGTCAGCATCCTTCATCATTTGCGGTAAGTCCAATTTACTTATATAATGCAGGGCCACACGAAGGATTGATGCAAATCGCACTAAAAGATTACGATGGAAACACGAATGATTTAAAAGAAAAAATCCGTAATCACATGAAAGCAAAAATGCCCGAATTGCATTTTTCTTTCGAACCAATAGAGCTCACTGAAAAGATTTTAAGTCAAGGAACAAATACGCCAATTGAAGTTCGTTTTTCGGGTATGATGAAAAAAATGAACATCATGTATGCTAATAAGTTACTGGCAAAACTAAAAGAAATTGATTATTTAAGAGACCAACAAATTCCGCAATCGCTGAATTATCCCGCTTTCGAAATTAATATCGACAGATTAAGAGCCGCACAATTAGGAATCGATGCTCAGGATATTGCTCGTTCCTTGGTACCAATTACAGCATCTTCTCGCTATACCAGCAAAAATATGTGGGTTGGCGGCATGATGGGAATTGCCTACGATGTTCAAGTACAAACGCCTCAGAACATATTAAATAGTAAGGACGAATTGCTTAATGTTCCGTTAGGAAAAAATGCTGACCGACCAGTTCTTGGTGATGTAGCCACAATTACACCAACAAAAGTTTTAGGAGAAAGTTACAACTTAGGAACAATGGGCTATACTCCCGTTACTGCAAATATTCATGATACCGATTTAGGCCGAGCGCAAAAAGATGTACAAGCTGCAATTGCTTCTCTGGGTGGATTACCAAAAGGGGTAAATGTTCAAATTTCAGGAATGGTGCCTGTTCTGGATGAAACCATGAGCAGTTTGGCAATGGGATTATTAATTGCAATTATTGTAATCTTTTTAATGTTGGCAGCCAACTTTCAATCATTCAAAGTTTCATTTGTAATCCTAACAACAGTACCATTTGTAATCTTAGGATCGCTGTTATTAATGAAAGTAACTGGCTCTACATTAAACTTACAATCATATATGGGAATCATCATGTCGGTAGGAGTTTCTATCGCCAATGCCGTTCTACTAATCAGTAATGCCGAAACATTGCGTATGGAAAATGGAAATGCATTAACAGCAGCCATACAAGCTGCGTCGCTTCGTATTCGCCCTATCATCATGACAACATTGGCTATGATAGCAGGTATGTTACCAATGGCAATTGGACATGGCGAAGGTGGAGACCAAGTTGCTCCGCTAGGAAGAGCAGTAATTGGCGGCTTAATCGCATCCTCTTTTAGTGTATTGCTATTATTGCCATTAGTATTCGTATGGATACAAGGCAAGGCATCTACACAATCGCCATCATTAGATCCAGACGACGAAAACAGTGCACATTATATCGCATTAGAAAAATAA
- a CDS encoding ATP-binding protein — translation MSITSFVNYDYATLDAYAGVVSARRSESIEKGIIVMEENEAIGILTSSDLAKKQHLIIIDCLTKKPVVYKTDEITDVLKIMDSSGQNVLMVYDNETFMGTISKNDIINHLNSSLNIQKQTMQWAAHDLKNPIASIRMISDILRINLKHIEDKKLIDYLNQSCDFAFKIIEDVLITEEVTEEAVSYTLENFDFLIEESITYFSRELEQKQITLIKDLNFGETIKIDRSKFERVIHNLLSNSLKFTHENGTIEIATATENNKLKLVVKDNGIGVPKNLQEHIFDKFTQAKRTGIAGEHTTGLGMYLTKQIVEMHNGSIKIESDGKSGTAFSIFLNLI, via the coding sequence ATGAGCATAACATCATTTGTAAATTACGATTATGCTACTCTAGATGCCTATGCAGGTGTCGTAAGTGCAAGACGAAGCGAATCTATAGAAAAAGGCATTATTGTAATGGAAGAAAATGAAGCCATCGGTATTCTTACCTCTTCTGATCTAGCAAAAAAACAGCATTTAATTATTATAGATTGCCTCACCAAGAAACCTGTTGTTTACAAAACCGATGAAATTACCGATGTGCTTAAAATCATGGACAGCAGCGGTCAAAATGTTTTAATGGTATACGATAACGAAACCTTTATGGGGACAATTTCGAAAAATGACATCATCAATCATTTAAACTCCAGCCTTAACATTCAAAAACAAACCATGCAATGGGCTGCTCATGATCTAAAAAATCCTATTGCCTCTATCAGGATGATAAGCGACATTCTTCGAATCAACCTCAAACATATCGAAGACAAAAAGTTAATTGATTATTTAAACCAAAGTTGTGACTTTGCCTTTAAAATTATCGAAGATGTGCTAATCACTGAGGAAGTCACAGAGGAAGCTGTTTCTTATACACTAGAAAATTTTGATTTCCTAATTGAAGAGTCCATTACTTATTTTTCTAGAGAGCTTGAACAAAAACAAATTACTTTAATAAAAGATCTTAATTTCGGTGAAACTATTAAAATTGATCGCTCTAAATTTGAAAGGGTGATTCATAACTTATTATCTAATAGTCTTAAATTTACTCATGAAAATGGAACTATTGAAATTGCTACTGCTACAGAAAACAACAAACTAAAACTAGTTGTTAAAGACAACGGAATTGGCGTCCCTAAAAATTTACAAGAACACATATTCGACAAATTTACTCAAGCCAAACGAACTGGAATTGCTGGCGAGCACACCACAGGGCTAGGTATGTATCTTACCAAACAAATTGTTGAAATGCATAATGGTTCTATAAAAATAGAAAGCGACGGAAAATCTGGTACCGCCTTCTCTATTTTCTTGAATTTAATTTAA
- a CDS encoding GNAT family N-acetyltransferase: MKHIEIATLDHLDEFAALFNSYRIFYRQPSNVEIGKAFLKERITNKETTTFLVKADGKFVGFAQLYPLYHYKALQKQWLLSDLFVDPDFRGRGLSVDLIDRCKLFCDETDACGLLLETEKTNEIGNILYPKCGFELDNDHNYYNWWKKA, encoded by the coding sequence ATGAAACACATTGAAATTGCTACTTTGGATCATTTGGATGAATTTGCAGCGTTGTTTAACAGTTACCGAATTTTTTATAGACAACCATCTAATGTTGAAATAGGGAAAGCTTTTCTTAAAGAGCGAATTACGAATAAAGAAACAACTACATTCTTGGTTAAAGCTGATGGGAAATTTGTTGGATTTGCACAATTATATCCATTGTATCATTATAAGGCATTACAGAAACAATGGTTGCTAAGTGATTTGTTTGTTGATCCTGATTTTAGAGGGCGAGGTTTGTCTGTAGATTTAATTGATAGATGCAAGTTGTTTTGCGATGAAACCGACGCTTGTGGTTTATTATTGGAAACTGAAAAGACGAATGAAATTGGAAATATTCTGTATCCTAAATGTGGTTTCGAATTAGACAATGATCATAACTATTACAACTGGTGGAAGAAAGCTTAA
- a CDS encoding type I restriction endonuclease subunit R, translating to MTQYKTIAESNNFIVLDKYTKYSEVNEPPAVYQTEAALEKEFIQDLINQGYENPNLTSIEAMLANVRVQLQALNNMVFSDSEWARFVEEYLDKPSDNLVEKTRKIHENYIYDFVFDDGHIQNIYLVDKNNIARNKVQVIKQFEQKGTHANRYDVTILVNGLPLVQVELKKRGVAIREAFNQVHRYTKESLNSTNSLFKYLQIFVISNGTDSRYFANTVERNKNSFDFTMNWAKADNTLIKDLKDFTTTFFQRDTLLHVLLTYSVFDTSDTLLIMRPYQIAATERMLWKISSSYQAKNWSKVESGGYIWHTTGSGKTLTSFKAARLATELDFIDKVFFVVDRKDLDFQTMKEYQRFSPDSVNGSDSTAGLKRNIEKDDNKIIVTTIQKLNNLMKTENDLAIYQKQVIFIFDEAHRSQFGEAQKNLNKKFKKFYQFGFTGTPIFVKNALGAETTASVFGRELHSYVITDAIRDEKVLKFKVDYNNVRPKFKGIETEKDEKKLSVAENKKAFLHPGRIKEISQYILNNFRIKTHRNQGGNKGFNAMFAVSSVDGAKCYYKELNRLQKESEKPLRIATIFSFAANEEQSAIGEIPDENFEPSAMDSSAKEFLTEAISDYNAMFKTSYGVESKEFQNYYRDLAKRVKSKEVDLVIVVGMFLTGFDAPTLNTLFVDKNLRYHGLMQAFSRTNRIYDATKTFGNIITFRDLETATVDAITLFGDINTKNVVLEKSYKEYLEGFTDITNGEARRGFKDVVKDLNNKFPKPDEIVTEKDKKEFTKLFGEYLRVENILQNYDEFTNLKALQAIDVNDAEALEIFKETYFVTDEDIAIMQEISLLPERMIQDYRSTYNDIRDWLRREKTGKESEESTIDWDDVVFEIDLLKSQEINLDYILELIFEHNKKNKDKATLIEEIRRVIRASIGNRAKENLVVDFINETDLGSIQDKANVIDLFFEYAQEKQKKEASELIMDENLNEEEAKRYIAASLKREFANENGTELNTILPKMSPLNPQYLTKKQSVFQRISAFVEKFKGVGGQI from the coding sequence ATGACACAGTATAAGACCATCGCAGAATCAAACAATTTCATTGTTTTAGACAAATACACCAAATATTCAGAAGTTAATGAGCCACCTGCAGTTTATCAAACGGAAGCCGCTCTTGAAAAAGAATTTATCCAAGACTTAATCAATCAAGGGTACGAAAATCCTAATCTAACTTCTATTGAAGCCATGTTAGCTAATGTGAGAGTACAATTGCAAGCTCTTAATAACATGGTGTTTTCAGATAGCGAATGGGCTCGTTTTGTGGAAGAGTATTTAGATAAACCGAGTGATAATCTTGTTGAAAAAACAAGAAAAATTCATGAAAATTACATCTATGATTTTGTTTTTGATGATGGTCATATCCAAAACATTTATTTAGTAGATAAAAACAATATTGCGCGTAATAAAGTACAGGTAATTAAACAATTTGAACAAAAAGGAACGCATGCTAATCGTTATGATGTTACAATTTTAGTTAACGGCTTGCCTTTGGTTCAAGTAGAACTAAAAAAACGTGGTGTAGCTATTCGTGAGGCGTTCAACCAAGTGCATCGCTATACAAAAGAGAGTCTTAACAGTACAAATTCTCTTTTCAAATACTTACAGATTTTTGTAATTTCCAACGGAACGGACAGCCGCTATTTTGCAAACACCGTTGAGCGAAACAAAAACAGCTTTGACTTTACCATGAACTGGGCAAAAGCAGATAATACATTAATTAAAGACCTTAAAGATTTTACAACTACCTTTTTTCAAAGAGACACTTTGTTACATGTGTTGCTCACGTATTCGGTTTTTGATACAAGTGATACATTGCTTATAATGAGACCTTATCAAATTGCAGCAACAGAAAGAATGTTATGGAAAATTTCAAGTTCATATCAAGCTAAAAATTGGTCTAAAGTAGAAAGTGGTGGTTACATTTGGCACACTACAGGCTCGGGGAAAACATTGACCAGTTTTAAAGCGGCTCGTTTAGCTACAGAATTGGATTTCATTGACAAAGTTTTCTTTGTGGTTGACCGTAAAGATTTGGACTTTCAAACCATGAAAGAATACCAACGCTTTTCTCCTGATAGTGTCAATGGTTCCGATAGTACCGCAGGTTTAAAGCGGAATATTGAGAAAGATGACAATAAGATTATCGTTACGACTATTCAGAAACTGAACAATCTGATGAAAACCGAGAATGATTTAGCTATTTATCAAAAACAAGTGATTTTTATTTTTGATGAAGCACATCGCTCTCAGTTTGGAGAAGCACAAAAGAACCTTAATAAAAAGTTTAAAAAATTCTATCAATTTGGTTTTACAGGCACGCCTATTTTTGTTAAAAATGCCCTAGGCGCTGAAACGACTGCCAGTGTATTTGGTCGTGAATTACACTCTTATGTAATTACTGATGCAATTAGGGATGAAAAAGTATTAAAATTTAAAGTAGATTACAATAATGTTCGTCCTAAGTTTAAGGGTATTGAAACAGAAAAAGACGAGAAAAAACTAAGTGTTGCTGAAAACAAAAAAGCATTTTTGCATCCTGGTCGTATCAAAGAAATTTCTCAATATATTCTGAATAATTTTAGAATAAAGACACATAGAAATCAAGGAGGCAACAAAGGTTTTAATGCCATGTTTGCGGTAAGTAGTGTTGATGGTGCTAAATGTTACTATAAGGAATTAAATCGTCTTCAAAAAGAAAGCGAAAAGCCTTTGAGAATTGCAACGATATTTTCGTTTGCAGCCAACGAAGAACAAAGTGCCATTGGTGAAATACCTGACGAAAATTTTGAACCATCAGCCATGGATAGTAGTGCAAAAGAATTTTTAACGGAAGCTATCAGTGATTATAACGCCATGTTCAAAACCAGTTATGGCGTGGAGAGTAAAGAGTTCCAAAACTATTATCGCGACCTTGCTAAACGTGTAAAGAGTAAAGAAGTTGACCTAGTTATTGTAGTAGGGATGTTCTTAACAGGGTTTGATGCACCTACGCTTAATACGCTGTTCGTAGATAAAAATTTACGCTATCATGGGTTGATGCAAGCATTTTCGCGTACCAACCGTATTTATGATGCCACAAAAACTTTTGGAAATATTATTACTTTCAGAGATTTAGAAACAGCTACTGTTGATGCAATAACTTTATTTGGAGACATAAATACTAAAAATGTAGTGCTCGAAAAGAGTTACAAAGAATATTTAGAGGGCTTTACGGATATTACCAATGGGGAAGCACGTAGAGGTTTTAAGGATGTTGTAAAAGACTTAAATAATAAGTTCCCGAAACCTGATGAAATTGTAACAGAAAAAGATAAAAAAGAGTTCACAAAATTATTCGGGGAGTACTTGCGAGTGGAAAACATCCTTCAGAATTATGATGAATTCACGAATCTTAAAGCACTTCAAGCAATAGATGTAAATGATGCTGAAGCTCTTGAAATATTTAAAGAAACCTACTTTGTTACAGACGAAGATATAGCAATAATGCAAGAGATAAGCTTGTTGCCGGAACGAATGATCCAAGATTATCGCTCAACTTATAATGATATACGTGATTGGTTAAGGCGAGAAAAAACTGGCAAAGAATCAGAAGAATCCACAATCGACTGGGACGATGTAGTTTTTGAAATTGACCTACTAAAGTCACAAGAAATTAACCTTGATTATATTCTTGAATTGATTTTTGAACATAATAAAAAAAATAAAGACAAAGCTACCTTAATAGAAGAAATTCGCAGGGTAATTCGTGCAAGTATCGGCAACAGAGCAAAAGAAAACCTAGTTGTAGATTTTATAAATGAAACAGACCTTGGTAGCATTCAAGATAAAGCGAATGTTATAGATTTATTCTTCGAATATGCTCAGGAAAAACAGAAAAAAGAGGCTTCAGAGTTAATTATGGATGAAAACTTAAATGAGGAAGAAGCAAAACGATATATTGCAGCATCTTTAAAGCGTGAATTTGCGAATGAAAACGGTACAGAACTAAATACTATTTTACCTAAAATGAGTCCTTTAAATCCTCAGTATTTGACTAAAAAGCAAAGCGTATTCCAGAGAATCAGTGCTTTTGTAGAAAAATTTAAGGGTGTTGGTGGGCAAATTTGA
- a CDS encoding efflux RND transporter periplasmic adaptor subunit, with translation MKLIYYILIGIVFASCNSENKKAEKPNAMPMMMMPNFETVSIKKSNPQVQLKLAGELISDQETSIYAKVNSYVKKLPVDIGSIVTKGQVILVLEAPEIQAQLAAAKSKWKAQEAIYIATKSNYDRMFKANETKGAIAKDALDQITARKLADQAQLEATKSAYQEMQIMNDYLVIRAPFSGIIAERNIDLGSYVGPMGKGSDKPLLVLQDNKKLRVSLSVPEANTAYLSLGDSVHFKVTSIPQKKYMAKISRKSGVLDFKLRSERIEADIMKMHPELKPLMVVEATLPLQAKEATFFIPKTALVESNIGMYVIRVENGVTKNIPVSKGRTLMDKIEVFGELNESDNILLKATEEIVEGTKIKK, from the coding sequence ATGAAACTAATTTATTATATCCTTATCGGAATTGTATTTGCATCCTGCAATTCAGAAAACAAAAAGGCCGAAAAACCAAATGCGATGCCCATGATGATGATGCCGAATTTTGAAACCGTATCTATCAAAAAAAGCAATCCTCAGGTACAATTAAAACTAGCAGGCGAATTAATATCGGATCAGGAAACATCTATTTATGCCAAAGTAAATAGTTATGTCAAAAAACTCCCTGTAGATATTGGCTCAATAGTTACCAAAGGGCAAGTTATCCTTGTACTCGAAGCACCAGAAATTCAAGCGCAATTGGCAGCAGCAAAATCAAAATGGAAAGCACAAGAAGCCATTTACATTGCTACAAAATCGAATTACGACCGAATGTTCAAAGCAAATGAAACAAAAGGAGCCATTGCCAAAGATGCCTTAGACCAGATTACAGCAAGAAAACTAGCCGATCAAGCACAATTAGAAGCAACCAAATCTGCCTATCAAGAAATGCAAATTATGAACGATTATTTAGTCATTAGAGCACCGTTTAGTGGTATCATTGCCGAAAGAAACATCGATTTAGGCTCTTATGTTGGCCCAATGGGAAAAGGATCAGACAAACCTTTATTGGTACTTCAGGACAACAAAAAACTGAGAGTTTCCCTTTCAGTTCCAGAAGCAAATACAGCTTATTTAAGTTTGGGAGATTCGGTACATTTTAAAGTTACTTCGATTCCTCAGAAAAAATATATGGCCAAAATATCTCGAAAATCAGGAGTTCTAGATTTCAAACTTCGTTCAGAACGCATCGAAGCAGATATCATGAAAATGCATCCTGAGCTAAAACCGCTAATGGTTGTTGAAGCAACATTGCCATTACAAGCAAAAGAAGCTACATTTTTCATTCCAAAAACAGCCTTGGTAGAAAGCAATATTGGCATGTATGTAATCCGTGTTGAAAATGGTGTAACAAAAAATATTCCCGTTTCAAAAGGACGTACGTTAATGGATAAAATTGAAGTTTTTGGAGAGCTAAACGAAAGCGATAACATACTCCTAAAAGCCACAGAAGAAATAGTAGAAGGAACAAAAATTAAAAAATAA
- a CDS encoding PLP-dependent aminotransferase family protein produces the protein MLRPWKTIFNISFHSDQTLVEQITEVIRKEISYGRLERGTPLPGTRILAEDIGVNRKTVVFAYEALIEEGWLESKYKSGTYISAHLPQIQKQQPTIPKKEATFEHIQHQPFYLTDRALEGSRIVFNEGAPDTRLVPLKELSRAYKRIFQRKGKWGLLGYSSEKGDYKLREMLSIMLSRDRGLHTNPETICVTRGSQMALYLVAKVLITTGDTVVVENPSYYAVQKIFRETGAILKTVEIDKDGINVDELEDLCRKTKIKAVYVTPHHQFPTTITMKAGRRIKLLELSLKYNFAIIEDDYDHEYHFGAGNKLALASNEKSDNVIYISSLSKLIAPAIRVGYVTGPIAFMQSLVNLRIQIDRQGDTILEHAIAELMEDGTLKRHARRVVAIYKERRDLMEACLDENFGNAISFQKPTGGLAFWIKFNEPIDLTHYITQLEKKGIQIVPPGSFYLDNQPKNSLRLGYGSLNKEELTEGLKIMGTVYKELKL, from the coding sequence ATGTTAAGACCTTGGAAGACCATTTTTAATATTTCGTTTCATTCCGATCAAACTTTGGTAGAACAAATAACCGAAGTGATCCGAAAAGAAATCAGTTACGGAAGACTCGAAAGAGGAACGCCTTTGCCTGGTACCAGAATCCTAGCCGAAGACATTGGAGTAAACCGAAAAACCGTTGTTTTTGCCTACGAAGCCTTAATCGAAGAAGGATGGCTAGAAAGCAAATACAAATCAGGAACATACATATCTGCCCATTTACCACAAATACAAAAACAGCAACCTACAATTCCAAAAAAGGAAGCTACTTTCGAACACATTCAGCACCAACCATTTTACCTTACTGACCGTGCACTAGAAGGAAGTCGCATTGTTTTTAATGAAGGCGCTCCCGATACCCGACTTGTTCCGCTTAAAGAATTATCTAGAGCATACAAACGCATCTTTCAACGCAAAGGAAAATGGGGTTTACTTGGTTATAGTAGCGAAAAAGGAGATTATAAACTACGTGAAATGCTCTCCATAATGCTTTCTAGAGACAGAGGTCTTCATACAAATCCAGAAACTATATGTGTAACCCGAGGAAGCCAAATGGCACTATATCTGGTTGCAAAAGTGCTTATCACAACTGGTGATACTGTCGTAGTCGAGAATCCCTCCTATTATGCCGTGCAAAAGATATTTCGCGAAACAGGCGCTATTTTAAAAACGGTCGAAATAGACAAAGACGGAATCAACGTTGATGAACTTGAAGACTTATGTCGTAAAACAAAAATCAAAGCCGTATATGTTACGCCACATCACCAATTCCCTACTACGATTACGATGAAAGCGGGACGACGAATCAAATTACTTGAACTATCCTTAAAATATAATTTCGCCATAATCGAAGATGATTATGACCATGAATACCATTTTGGAGCAGGAAATAAATTGGCTTTGGCCAGTAATGAAAAATCAGACAATGTAATCTACATTAGCTCCTTAAGCAAACTCATTGCTCCAGCAATACGTGTCGGTTACGTTACAGGCCCCATAGCTTTCATGCAATCACTTGTAAACCTACGCATTCAAATTGACCGTCAAGGCGATACTATTCTCGAACATGCCATTGCCGAATTAATGGAAGATGGAACCTTAAAAAGACATGCACGCAGAGTTGTTGCTATTTACAAAGAAAGACGTGATTTAATGGAAGCCTGTTTAGATGAAAATTTTGGAAATGCTATTAGTTTTCAGAAACCTACAGGAGGACTCGCTTTTTGGATAAAATTTAATGAACCAATAGACCTAACGCACTATATAACGCAGCTAGAAAAGAAAGGAATTCAGATTGTTCCTCCAGGAAGTTTTTATTTAGATAATCAACCTAAAAATTCCTTAAGACTTGGTTATGGATCCCTAAATAAAGAAGAACTTACAGAAGGATTAAAAATTATGGGAACTGTTTATAAGGAATTAAAACTCTAA